From Anopheles funestus chromosome 3RL, idAnoFuneDA-416_04, whole genome shotgun sequence, a single genomic window includes:
- the LOC125771769 gene encoding IQ motif and SEC7 domain-containing protein 1-like isoform X4, protein MAAIVRRRRRLKLRAKSGEYQSIPLAIPEAASSSQQHNLDRATSDKAAAVTISPDSSSSVTSNATLMPPTPIHGVRTLEIKFVWYELSQDLLDKQIELLERKYGGVKARTAALTIQRAFRHYTMVKKFASITAMAKAEKRMSRRVQQQQQQQQSELDMMHHHPHPHHLQPALEDGQIYATEDGTMVGQQRVCATISATPPGTLHHRVTPVRSMSLRERRLDSSPIPRSQSGTASPAPVPITSWSQSPTQLVTGASTQQQQQQQQQQQYSHPHVNILHQQQAQLAGYGYTPAVSAPSHAVMHHHQHQQQQQQYQSQYGSQDLNVSGASSSSQLDSTVSSMNLSWNSQTASTHQSPYTPHYTAAQIYMRPRGIGIGSSGGSSGSTSSASGRKVPPEVPKRTSSITGPGGQHTPSRSLRPNGLCKTAENGSLSSVQSSGSDSSASAERGLGGVGIELMGSSDRSSSPQWKRKGPGSSQSGSITLLPAQSPDHMLMSASAGDAAGGAAGRSIHSTVATATAATATAVSGAGSANVTIASIESECLSSHTSAAQYSMEQHDQIVHTPTSYKVSETIRKRQYRVGLNLFNKKPERGITYLIRKGFLENTPQGVARFLISRKGLSRQMIGEYLGNLQNPFNMAVLDCFAGELDLSGMQVDVALRKFQGYFRMPGEAQKIERLMEVFSARYCQCNSDIVARLRSHDTVFVLAFAIIMLNTDLHTPNLKPERRMRCDDFVKNLRGIDDCHDIDRDMLNGIYERVKANEFKPGSDHVTQVMKVQATIVGKKPNLALPHRRLVCYCRLYEIPDINKKERPGVHQREVFLFNDLLVITKIFSKKKSSVTYTFRNSYTLCGMVVTLLDVPNYQFCIRLSQKVDGKVLVTFNARNEHDRCKFAEDLRESISEMDEMETLRIEAELERQKSARGTRTNNSENRDSGVADVEVCAGSYPAGVGGLVPGGVGGVSPNECGLAHSDAQLKRSALSNSLLDMHEQFGNDKPQRRGSVGSLDSGMSISFQSTSASTGSRSDIKVRMLPHSNTSGQIIMHAGQHPAALMGAIYHQQIHHHQQHQQQQQQQAMGTAHHHPAVGSNTTGGGVIVSVGPPGSSQQHHLHHPPGGLHMMAASAAAQPPPVQAMNNGMVMAGTSTTTINPNSSSSTTNSSSGAIHRRERKPSRTEDAATVAALALAASAGASSAMNASSSSSTTTTNANNSNNTASGGNYGRSTEV, encoded by the exons ATGGCGGCCATTGTACGACGACGGCGTCGATTAAAATTGCGTGCCAAATCTGGTGAATATCAATCCATACCGCTTGCCATCCCCgaagcagcatcatcatcccaGCAGCACAATCTCGATCGTGCTACTAGCGACAAAGCCGCCGCCGTTACCATCAGCCCCGATTCTTCTAGTAGTGTCACCTCGAACGCCACCTTGATGCCGCCGACACCGATACACGGTGTGCGCACGTTGGAGATTAAATTCGTATG GTATGAACTGTCGCAGGATCTGCTGGACAAGCAGATCGAACTGTTGGAGCGCAAGTACGGTGGAGTGAAGGCACGCACCGCAGCCCTTACAATTCAGCGCGCCTTCCGCCACTACACGATGGTGAAGAAGTTCGCCTCGATCACTGCTATGGCTAAGGCGGAGAAACGCATGAGCCGTAGGgttcagcaacagcaacaacagcagcagagcGAGCTAGACATGATGCATCACCATCCGCATCCACACCACCTTCAGCCGGCCCTGGAGGATGGTCAGATTTACGCCACCGAGGATGGTACCATGGTCGGTCAGCAGCGAGTCTGTGCAAC TATCTCAGCAACACCGCCAGGAACGCTACACCATCGTGTGACACCGGTCCGCTCGATGTCGCTGCGAGAACGTCGACTTGATTCGAGCCCTATCCCACGCAGTCAGTCCGGTACCGCATCACCCGCTCCCGTCCCGATCACCTCTTGGAGCCAAAGCCCTACCCAACTAGTAACGGGTGCCTCtacgcaacagcagcaacagcagcagcagcaacagcagtactCCCATCCACATGTAAATATTCTGCACCAGCAACAAGCGCAGCTAGCTGGGTACGGTTACACACCGGCCGTATCTGCCCCGTCGCATGCGGTGATGCATcatcaccagcaccagcaacaacagcagcagtaccaAAGCCAGTATGGTTCGCAGGATTTGAATGTGAGTGGAGCTAGCAGTAGCTCGCAGCTCGATTCAACCGTATCTTCCATGAATCTGTCCTGGAACTCGCAGACGGCCAGCACACACCAAAGCCCGTACACGCCACACTACACTGCAGCACAGATCTATATGCGCCCGCGTGGTATCGGGATCGGTAGCTCCGGTGGCAGCAGTGGAAGTACGTCGAGCGCTAGCGGACGCAAGGTACCGCCGGAAGTGCCTAAACGCACCAGCAGTATCACGGGCCCTGGAGGCCAACATACGCCGAGCCGTTCGCTGCGTCCGAACGGTCTCTGCAAGACGGCCGAGAACGGTAGTCTCAGTTCCGTGCAATCATCCGGTAGTGATTCATCTGCCTCCGCTGAACGCGGTCTCGGAGGTGTCGGTATCGAGTTGATGGGATCATCCGACCGATCCAGTTCACCGCAGTGGAAACGAAAGGGTCCCGGAAGCAGCCAGAGTGGCAGTATTACGCTGCTGCCCGCACAGTCGCCCGATCACATGCTAATGAGCGCGAGTGCTGGTGATGCGGCCGGTGGAGCGGCTGGACGTTCGATTCACTCGACGGTGGCGACTGCTACTGCTGCAACAGCGACGGCTGTTAGTGGTGCTGGCAGTGCTAACGTCACGATCGCCAGCATCGAAAGTGAGTGCTTGAGCTCGCACACGAGTGCCGCACAGTACTCGATGGAACAGCATGATCAGATCGTACACACGCCGACATCGTACAAGGTGTCGGAAACGATCCGCAAGCGCCAGTACCGCGTTGGGTTGAATCTGTTCAACAAGAAACCCGAGCGAGGCATTACATACCTAATCCGCAAGGGATTTCTTGAGAATACACCCCAAGGTGTGGCACGGTTTTTGATCTCTCGCAAGGGTTTGTCGCGGCAGATGATCGGCGAGTACCTGGGCAACCTGCAAAACCCGTTCAACATGGCCGTGCTGGACTGCTTTGCCGGCGAGCTGGATCTGTCCGGCATGCAGGTCGATGTGGCGTTGCGGAAGTTCCAGGGCTACTTCCGCATGCCGGGTGAGGCGCAAAAGATCGAACGGTTGATGGAGGTGTTCTCGGCGCGGTACTGTCAGTGCAACAGTGACATTGTCGCGCGGCTCCGTTCGCACGATACCGTGTTTGTGCTGGCGTTCGCTATCATCATGCTCAATACGGATCTTCACACGCCGAACCTGAAACCGGAGCGTCGCATGCGGTGTGATGATTTCGTGAAGAACCTGCGCGGCATTGACGATTGTCACGATATCGATCGGGATATGCTGAACGGTATCTATGAGCGGGTGAAGGCGAACGAGTTCAAACCCGGTTCGGATCATGTTACGCAGGTGATGAAGGTGCAGGCGACGATCGTGGGCAAGAAGCCGAATCTGGCGTTACCGCACCGGCGGCTGGTATGCTATTGCCGGCTGTACGAGATTCCGGACATAAACAAGAAGGAGCGACCGGGTGTGCACCAGCGCGAGGTGTTTCTGTTTAACGATTTGCTCGTCATTACGAAGATCTTCAGCAAGAAGAAGTCTTCGGTCACATACACGTTCCGAAACAGTTACACACTGTGCGGAATGGTCGTTACGCTGCTAGATGTTCCAA ACTATCAATTCTGCATTCGGCTCTCGCAGAAGGTGGACGGAAAGGTGCTGGTAACGTTCAACGCACGCAACGAGCACGATCGTTGCAAGTTTGCCGAGGATCTGCGCGAATCTATAAGCGAGATGGACGAGATGGAAACGCTTCGTATCGAGGCGGAACTGGAGCGCCAGAAGTCGGCCCGCGGTACCCGGACCAACAACAGTGAAAATCGCGACAGTGGCGTTGCGGATGTGGAAGTGTGCGCCGGTTCATATCCGGCCGGTGTCGGTGGTCTAGTGCCGGGCGGTGTTGGCGGTGTGTCACCGAACGAGTGTGGTCTCGCGCACAGTGACGCCCAGCTGAAACGTAGCGCGCTCAGCAACTCGTTACTCGATATGCACGAGCAAT TTGGCAATGATAAGCCGCAACGGCGCGGCAGCGTCGGCTCATTAGATAGTGGAATGTCGATATCATTTCAATCCACCTCTGCAAGCACTGGCTCACGTAGCGATATCAAAGTACGAATGCTGCCTCACAGCAACACCTCCGGTCAGATAATTATGCATGCCGGACAGCATCCCGCTGCCCttatgggtgccatctatcatCAGCAAATTCATCACCAtcaacagcaccagcagcagcagcagcaacaggctATGGGTACGGCACATCATCATCCAGCGGTCGGCAGCAACACCACTGGAGGAGGAGTGATCGTTTCGGTGGGTCCACCGGGATCCTCCCAACAGCATCACCTTCATCATCCCCCTGGTGGGCTACATATGAtggcagcatcagcagcagcacaaccGCCACCAGTGCAGGCGATGAACAACGGTATGGTGATGGCCGGTACGAGCACTACCACTATCAAcccgaacagcagcagcagcaccaccaacagcagcagtggaGCTATCCACCGACGCGAGCGGAAACCCTCCCGTACAGAAGATGCCGCTACGGTAGCAGCACTGGCCCTGGCAGCCAGTGCGGGAGCCTCTAGCGCCATGAACgcctccagcagcagcagcaccaccaccaccaacgccaacaacagcaacaacacggCATCGGGAGGGAACTACGGCCGCTCAACGGAGGTGTAA